From Drosophila yakuba strain Tai18E2 chromosome 2L, Prin_Dyak_Tai18E2_2.1, whole genome shotgun sequence, one genomic window encodes:
- the LOC6527417 gene encoding multidrug resistance-associated protein 1 isoform X14 translates to MAEDTSSPMDRFCGSTFWNATQTWWTNDPDFTPCFEQTALVWTPCAFYWVFVIFDFYYLKASLDRNIPWNKLNVTKALVNLGLLVITALDLIMALIKKGGDSELPLYDLDVWGPIIKFATFLLVFIFIPLNRKYGVQTTGCQFIFWFLLTVLSIPRCRTEVRLESERQKILDSQQPSEQDFSWEEYQFVSFFIFFTFTSIMLILNCFADGLPRQTKYQRGENEIPELSASFLSRITYQWFDKMALKGYRNPLEEKDLWDLRPQDSCSEVMPIFAHHWNQNVRKNYKNKARVEPKAQFSNGNVTFENPHGEKNGRKKGMASIMPPIYKSFGGVFLFGALMKLFTDTLTFAQPQVLSLIISFVEAKEAEPEWKGIMYSVLLFVLAAAQTFILGQYFHRMFIVGLRIRTALINAIYRKALRISNSTKKESTVGEIVNLMAVDAQRFMELTTYLNMIWSAPLQIGLALYFLWQQLGPSVLAGLAVMIILIPVNGVIASRIKTYQIRQMKYKDERVKLMNEVLSGIKVLKLYAWEPSFEKQVLDIRDKEIATLRSTAYLNAGTSFLWSCAPFLVSLVTFATYVLTSEANQLSVEKVLVSINLFDLMKLPLTILPMLSVDIAETQVSVNRINKFLNSEELDPNSVLHDSSKPHPMSIENGEFSWGDEITLRNINIEVKKSSLVALVGTVGSGKSSVVQAFLGEMEKLAGVVNTVGKLAYVPQQAWIQNATVRDNILFGQTYDRKRYNKVIDACALRADIDILSAGDLTEIGEKGINLSGGQKQRISLARAVYSDADLYLLDDPLSAVDAHVGKHIFEEVIGPKGILARKSRVLVTHGVTFLPQVDSIYVLKMGEISESGTFDQLVKNKGAFADFIIQHLQEGNEEEEELNQIKRQISSTGDVPELLGTVEKAIKLARTESLSDSISVTSADSLMGGGGSLRRRAKRQDSHDSVASAASLKKKQEVEGKLIETEKSQTGGVEFAVYKHYIKSVGIFLSVATLVLNFVFQAFQIGSNLWLTKWANDEKVANDTGLRDMYLGVYGAFGFGQVATNFFSSLAISLGCLKCSQLLHQTLLYYNLRWPMELFDTTPLGRIVNRFSKDIDTIDNVLPFNIRVVIGQAYMVLATIVVISLSTPIFLAVIVPIAFLYYFAQRFYVATSRQLMRLESVSRSPIYSHFSETVTGASTIRAYNVGDRFIEESDAKVDKNQVCKYPSVIANRWLAIRLEMVGNLIILFASLFAVLGGQTNPGLVGLSVSYALQVTQTLNWLVRMSSDIETNIVSVERIKEYGETKQEAPWELEQDKNKPKNWPQEGRVEFQNFQVRYREGLDLVLRGVSFNIQGGEKVGIVGRTGAGKSSLTLALFRIIEAAGGRISIDGVDIASMGLHMLRSRLTIIPQDPVLFSGSLRINLDPFEIKTDDEIWKALELSHLKSFVKSLAAGLNHEISEGGENLSVGQRQLVCLARALLRKTKVLVLDEATAAVDLETDDLIQKTIRTEFKECTVLTIAHRLNTILDSDKVIVLDKGQITEFASPTELLDNPKSAFYSMAKDANLV, encoded by the exons ATGGCGGAGGACACAAGTTCGCCGATGGACAGATTTTGCGGATCCACATTCTGG AACGCGACGCAAACATGGTGGACCAACGATCCGGACTTCACGCCGTGCTTTGAGCAGACGGCCCTGGTCTGGACACCCTGCGCCTTCTACTGGGTGTTCGTGATCTTCGACTTCTATTACCTGAAGGCGAGTCTGGACAGGAATATTCCCTGGAACAAGCTGAACGTGACCAAAGCGCTGGTGAATCTGGGTCTGCTGGTAATCACTGCCTTGGACCTGATTATGGCCCTGATCAAGAAGGGCGGCGACTCCGAGCTGCCCCTCTACGACCTGGATGTCTGGGGTCCCATTATTAAGTTCGCCACCTTCCTGTTGGTCTTCATATTCATACCACTGAACCGGAAGTACGGCGTGCAGACCACTGGATGTCAGTTCATCTTCTGGTTCCTGCTTACTGTGCTGTCGATTCCCCGCTGCCGCACAGAAGTTCGCCTGGAGTCGGAGCGACAGAAGATTTTGGATTCGCAGCAGCCCTCCGAGCAGGACTTTTCCTGGGAGGAGTACCAGTTCGTTAGCTTCTTTATCTTCTTCACCTTCACCAGCATTATGCTGATTCTGAACTGCTTCGCGGACGGATTGCCCAGGCAGACCAAGTACCAAAGGGGGGAGAACGAGATTCCCGAGCTATCAGCCAGTTTCCTTTCCAGGATCACCTATCAGTGGTTCGACAAAATGGCCCTCAAGGGCTATCGCAACCCATTGGAGGAGAAGGATCTGTGGGACCTGAGGCCCCAGGACAGCTGCTCCGAAGTCATGCCCATCTTTGCCCACCACTGGAACCAGAACGTGCGCAAGAACTACAAGAACAAGGCCCGCGTAGAACCTAAGGCCCAGTTTAGCAATGGCAACGTGACCTTTGAGAATCCCCACGGAGAAAAGAATGGTCGCAAAAAAGGCATGGCCAGTATTATGCCACCAATTTACAAGTCCTTTGGCGGTGTCTTTTTGTTCGGCGCTCTGATGAAGTTGTTCACCGACACCCTGACATTTGCCCAGCCCCAAGTCCTGAGCTTGATCATCAGCTTCGTTGAGGCCAAAGAAGCCGAGCCCGAATGGAAGGGTATTATGTACTCTGTCCTACTTTTCGTATTGGCCGCTGCCCAGACCTTTATTCTTGGTCAGTACTTCCACCGCATGTTCATCGTGGGCCTGCGAATCAGGACAGCTTTAATCAACGCCATCTACCGCAAGGCCCTGCGCATTTCGAACTCCACCAAAAAGGAGTCCACCGTGGGCGAGATCGTCAACTTGATGGCCGTGGATGCCCAGCGATTCATGGAACTGACAACCTACCTGAACATGATCTGGTCGGCGCCCCTGCAGATCGGTCTGGCCCTGTATTTCCTCTGGCAGCAACTGGGACCGTCTGTGCTGGCCGGTTTGGCTGTGATGATTATCCTGATCCCTGTGAACGGAGTGATTGCTAGTCGCATTAAGACCTACCAGATCAGACAGATGAAGTACAAAGATGAGCGTGTTAAGTTGATGAACGAAGTACTGAGTGGCATTAAG GTTCTCAAACTGTACGCCTGGGAACCGAGCTTCGAGAAGCAAGTGTTGGACATCCGTGACAAGGAGATTGCGACGCTCCGATCCACTGCCTATTTGAACGCGGGAACATCGTTCTTGTGGTCCTGTGCCCCCTTCCTG GTTTCCTTGGTCACGTTCGCCACTTACGTGCTGACCAGCGAGGCGAATCAGCTGAGCGTCGAGAAGGTGTTAGTCTCAATCAACCTCTTCGACCTCATGAAACTCCCGCTGACCATCCTGCCCATGCTGAGTGTTGACATAGCCGAG ACGCAAGTTTCTGTGAATCGTATCAATAAGTTCCTGAACAGTGAGGAACTGGATCCCAATAGCGTTCTCCACGATTCCTCCAAAC CCCACCCAATGAGCATTGAGAATGGCGAGTTCTCTTGGGGTGATGAGATCACGCTGCGCAACATTAACATCGAGGTGAAGAAGAGCAGCCTGGTGGCCCTGGTTGGCACGGTCGGTTCCGGCAAGTCGTCTGTAGTGCAGGCTTTCCTCGgtgaaatggaaaaacttGCGGGCGTTGTCAACACTGTGGGCAAGTTGGCCTATGTACCGCAGCAGGCGTGGATTCAGAATGCGACGGTGAGGGACAACATCCTCTTTGGGCAGACGTACGACCGAAAGCGCTACAACAAGGTGATCGACGCCTGTGCCCTGCGTGCCGATATCGACATCCTGTCGGCTGGAGATCTCACGGAAATCGGTGAGAAAGGCATTAATTTATCAGGTGGCCAGAAGCAGCGCATCTCGTTGGCCCGTGCTGTGTACAGCGATGCCGATCTGTATCTGCTGGATGATCCTCTGAGCGCCGTGGACGCCCATGTGGGCAAGCACATCTTTGAGGAAGTTATCGGACCCAAGGGTATACTCGCACGAAAATCCCGCGTGCTGGTCACCCACGGCGTCACTTTCTTGCCCCAGGTGGACAGCATCTATGTGTTGAAAATGGGCGAAATTAGCGAGAGCGGTACATTCGATCAACTGGTGAAGAACAAGGGCGCCTTCGCCGACTTCATTATCCAGCATCTGCAGGAGGGCaacgaagaggaggaggagcttaATCAGATCAAGCGCCAGATCTCCAGCACCGGAGATGTCCCTGAGCTGTTAGGCACTGTCGAAAAGGCCATTAAGTTGGCGCGCACGGAAAGCTTGTCAGATTCCAT CTCCGTTACATCCGCTGATAGTTTGATGGGCGGCGGTGGAAGTCTCCGCCGGCGAGCCAAGCGCCAAGACTCCCACGATTCCGTTGCGTCTGCCGCTTCCCTGAAAAAGAAGCAGGAGGTCGAGGGCAAACTGATTGAAACTGAGAAATCACAGACTGGTGGCGTGGAGTTCGCAGTGTACAAGCATTACATCAAGAGTGTTGGCATCTTCCTATCGGTTGCCACATTGGTACTCAACTTTGTATTCCAAGCTTTCCAAATCGGCTCGAATCTGTGGCTCACTAAATGGGCGAACGATGAAAAAGTCGCCAACGACACTGGCCTCAGGGACATGTATCTGGGTGTTTATGGTGCCTTCGGATTTGGTCAAG TCGCGACGAACTTCTTCTCATCCCTCGCCATCTCATTGGGTTGTCTCAAGTGCTCGCAGTTGTTACATCAGACCCTACTATACTACAATCTCCGCTGGCCCATGGAGCTCTTCGACACGACACCACTGGGAAGGATTGTCAATCGCTTCTCTAAAGATATCGATACAATCGATAATGTGCTGCCATTCAACATTCGTGTCGTCATTGGTCAGGCTTATATG GTTCTGGCTACCATTGTGGTTATTAGTCTGTCCACGCCCATTTTCCTGGCCGTGATCGTGCCCATCGCCTTCCTGTACTACTTCGCCCAGCGCTTCTACGTGGCCACTTCGCGGCAGCTGATGCGTCTGGAATCCGTCTCCCGATCGCCAATCTACTCGCACTTCAGCGAAACCGTCACCGGAGCATCGACCATTCGTGCCTACAATGTGGGAGATCG TTTTATTGAGGAATCTGATGCCAAGGTGGACAAGAACCAGGTCTGCAAGTACCCGTCCGTGATTGCCAACCGTTGGCTGGCCATTCGTTTGGAGATGGTTGGCAATCTGATTATTCTGTTCGCATCGCTCTTCGCCGTCCTTGGAGGTCAAACCAATCCCGGCCTGGTGGGTCTGTCGGTAAGCTACGCCCTGCAGGTGACCCAAACCCTCAACTGGCTGGTGCGCATGTCATCCGACATTGAGACGAACATCGTGTCCGTGGAGCGCATCAAGGAGTACGGCGAGACCAAGCAGGAGGCTCCCtgggagctggagcaggacaAGAACAAGCCCAAGAACTGGCCACAGGAGGGACGCGTTGAGTTCCAGAACTTCCAGGTGCGCTATCGCGAAGGTCTGGATCTGGTGCTGCGCGGTGTTAGTTTCAATATCCAGGGTGGCGAGAAGGTCGGCATCGTTGGTCGCACGGGTGCCGGTAAATCCAGTCTCACATTGGCCTTGTTCAG AATAATTGAAGCCGCCGGTGGTCGCATCTCCATCGATGGCGTGGACATTGCCTCAATGGGTCTGCACATGCTGCGTTCCCGCCTGACAATTATCCCCCAGGATCCAGTGCTCTTCTCTGGCTCGCTGCGCATCAACTTGGATCCTTTTGAAATCAAAACCGACGACGAAATCTGGAAGGCTCTGGAGCTGTCCCATCTGAAGTCCTTTGTAAAAAGTTTGGCAGCTGGTCTGAATCACGAAATTTCCGAGGGTGGTGAGAATCTGTCAGTGGGCCAGCGCCAGTTGGTTTGTTTGGCGCGTGCTCTGCTGCGAAAGACCAAGGTTCTGGTGTTGGACGAAGCCACCGCTGCTGTGGATCTGGAAACCGATGATTTGATTCAG AAAACCATCCGAACGGAGTTCAAGGAATGCACAGTACTCACAATTGCCCATCGCTTGAACACTATTTTGGACTCGGACAAGGTCATCGTGCTGGACAAGGGCCAGATCACTGAGTTCGCTTCGCCCACGGAGCTGCTAGACAATCCCAAGTCGGCCTTCTATAGCATGGCCAAGGACGCCAACCTAGTTTAA
- the LOC6527417 gene encoding multidrug resistance-associated protein 1 isoform X10 → MAEDTSSPMDRFCGSTFWNATQTWWTNDPDFTPCFEQTALVWTPCAFYWVFVIFDFYYLKASLDRNIPWNKLNVTKALVNLGLLVITALDLIMALIKKGGDSELPLYDLDVWGPIIKFATFLLVFIFIPLNRKYGVQTTGCQFIFWFLLTVLSIPRCRTEVRLESERQKILDSQQPSEQDFSWEEYQFVSFFIFFTFTSIMLILNCFADGLPRQTKYQRGENEIPELSASFLSRITYQWFDKMALKGYRNPLEEKDLWDLRPQDSCSEVMPIFAHHWNQNVRKNYKNKARVEPKAQFSNGNVTFENPHGEKNGRKKGMASIMPPIYKSFGGVFLFGALMKLFTDTLTFAQPQVLSLIISFVEAKEAEPEWKGIMYSVLLFVLAAAQTFILGQYFHRMFIVGLRIRTALINAIYRKALRISNSTKKESTVGEIVNLMAVDAQRFMELTTYLNMIWSAPLQIGLALYFLWQQLGPSVLAGLAVMIILIPVNGVIASRIKTYQIRQMKYKDERVKLMNEVLSGIKVLKLYAWEPSFEKQVLDIRDKEIATLRSTAYLNAGTSFLWSCAPFLVSLVTFATYVLIDENNVLDATKTFVSLSLFNILRFPLTMLPMLITNLVQTQVSVNRINKFLNSEELDPNSVLHDSSKPHPMSIENGEFSWGDEITLRNINIEVKKSSLVALVGTVGSGKSSVVQAFLGEMEKLAGVVNTVGKLAYVPQQAWIQNATVRDNILFGQTYDRKRYNKVIDACALRADIDILSAGDLTEIGEKGINLSGGQKQRISLARAVYSDADLYLLDDPLSAVDAHVGKHIFEEVIGPKGILARKSRVLVTHGVTFLPQVDSIYVLKMGEISESGTFDQLVKNKGAFADFIIQHLQEGNEEEEELNQIKRQISSTGDVPELLGTVEKAIKLARTESLSDSISVTSADSLMGGGGSLRRRAKRQDSHDSVASAASLKKKQEVEGKLIETEKSQTGGVEFAVYKHYIKSVGIFLSVATLVLNFVFQAFQIGSNLWLTKWANDEKVANDTGLRDMYLGVYGAFGFGQVTAYFFCSLTLALGCIYCSKLLHETLLSYVFRWPMELFDTTPLGRVVNRFSKDVDTIDNVLPMLWRMVISQAFAVLATIVVISLSTPIFLAVIVPIAFLYYFAQRFYVATSRQLMRLESVSRSPIYSHFSETVTGASTIRAYNVGDRFIEESDAKVDKNQVCKYPSVIANRWLAIRLEMVGNLIILFASLFAVLGGQTNPGLVGLSVSYALQVTQTLNWLVRMSSDIETNIVSVERIKEYGETKQEAPWELEQDKNKPKNWPQEGRVEFQNFQVRYREGLDLVLRGVSFNIQGGEKVGIVGRTGAGKSSLTLALFRIIEAAGGRISIDGVDIASMGLHMLRSRLTIIPQDPVLFSGSLRINLDPFEIKTDDEIWKALELSHLKSFVKSLAAGLNHEISEGGENLSVGQRQLVCLARALLRKTKVLVLDEATAAVDLETDDLIQKTIRTEFKECTVLTIAHRLNTILDSDKVIVLDKGQITEFASPTELLDNPKSAFYSMAKDANLV, encoded by the exons ATGGCGGAGGACACAAGTTCGCCGATGGACAGATTTTGCGGATCCACATTCTGG AACGCGACGCAAACATGGTGGACCAACGATCCGGACTTCACGCCGTGCTTTGAGCAGACGGCCCTGGTCTGGACACCCTGCGCCTTCTACTGGGTGTTCGTGATCTTCGACTTCTATTACCTGAAGGCGAGTCTGGACAGGAATATTCCCTGGAACAAGCTGAACGTGACCAAAGCGCTGGTGAATCTGGGTCTGCTGGTAATCACTGCCTTGGACCTGATTATGGCCCTGATCAAGAAGGGCGGCGACTCCGAGCTGCCCCTCTACGACCTGGATGTCTGGGGTCCCATTATTAAGTTCGCCACCTTCCTGTTGGTCTTCATATTCATACCACTGAACCGGAAGTACGGCGTGCAGACCACTGGATGTCAGTTCATCTTCTGGTTCCTGCTTACTGTGCTGTCGATTCCCCGCTGCCGCACAGAAGTTCGCCTGGAGTCGGAGCGACAGAAGATTTTGGATTCGCAGCAGCCCTCCGAGCAGGACTTTTCCTGGGAGGAGTACCAGTTCGTTAGCTTCTTTATCTTCTTCACCTTCACCAGCATTATGCTGATTCTGAACTGCTTCGCGGACGGATTGCCCAGGCAGACCAAGTACCAAAGGGGGGAGAACGAGATTCCCGAGCTATCAGCCAGTTTCCTTTCCAGGATCACCTATCAGTGGTTCGACAAAATGGCCCTCAAGGGCTATCGCAACCCATTGGAGGAGAAGGATCTGTGGGACCTGAGGCCCCAGGACAGCTGCTCCGAAGTCATGCCCATCTTTGCCCACCACTGGAACCAGAACGTGCGCAAGAACTACAAGAACAAGGCCCGCGTAGAACCTAAGGCCCAGTTTAGCAATGGCAACGTGACCTTTGAGAATCCCCACGGAGAAAAGAATGGTCGCAAAAAAGGCATGGCCAGTATTATGCCACCAATTTACAAGTCCTTTGGCGGTGTCTTTTTGTTCGGCGCTCTGATGAAGTTGTTCACCGACACCCTGACATTTGCCCAGCCCCAAGTCCTGAGCTTGATCATCAGCTTCGTTGAGGCCAAAGAAGCCGAGCCCGAATGGAAGGGTATTATGTACTCTGTCCTACTTTTCGTATTGGCCGCTGCCCAGACCTTTATTCTTGGTCAGTACTTCCACCGCATGTTCATCGTGGGCCTGCGAATCAGGACAGCTTTAATCAACGCCATCTACCGCAAGGCCCTGCGCATTTCGAACTCCACCAAAAAGGAGTCCACCGTGGGCGAGATCGTCAACTTGATGGCCGTGGATGCCCAGCGATTCATGGAACTGACAACCTACCTGAACATGATCTGGTCGGCGCCCCTGCAGATCGGTCTGGCCCTGTATTTCCTCTGGCAGCAACTGGGACCGTCTGTGCTGGCCGGTTTGGCTGTGATGATTATCCTGATCCCTGTGAACGGAGTGATTGCTAGTCGCATTAAGACCTACCAGATCAGACAGATGAAGTACAAAGATGAGCGTGTTAAGTTGATGAACGAAGTACTGAGTGGCATTAAG GTTCTCAAACTGTACGCCTGGGAACCGAGCTTCGAGAAGCAAGTGTTGGACATCCGTGACAAGGAGATTGCGACGCTCCGATCCACTGCCTATTTGAACGCGGGAACATCGTTCTTGTGGTCCTGTGCCCCCTTCCTG GTTTCATTAGTTACATTCGCCACTTACGTTTTAATCGATGAAAATAACGTGCTTGATGCCACCAAAACCTTTGTCTCATTATCATTATTCAACATTCTACGATTTCCGCTAACAATGTTGCCCATGCTGATCACCAACCTGGTGCAA ACGCAAGTTTCTGTGAATCGTATCAATAAGTTCCTGAACAGTGAGGAACTGGATCCCAATAGCGTTCTCCACGATTCCTCCAAAC CCCACCCAATGAGCATTGAGAATGGCGAGTTCTCTTGGGGTGATGAGATCACGCTGCGCAACATTAACATCGAGGTGAAGAAGAGCAGCCTGGTGGCCCTGGTTGGCACGGTCGGTTCCGGCAAGTCGTCTGTAGTGCAGGCTTTCCTCGgtgaaatggaaaaacttGCGGGCGTTGTCAACACTGTGGGCAAGTTGGCCTATGTACCGCAGCAGGCGTGGATTCAGAATGCGACGGTGAGGGACAACATCCTCTTTGGGCAGACGTACGACCGAAAGCGCTACAACAAGGTGATCGACGCCTGTGCCCTGCGTGCCGATATCGACATCCTGTCGGCTGGAGATCTCACGGAAATCGGTGAGAAAGGCATTAATTTATCAGGTGGCCAGAAGCAGCGCATCTCGTTGGCCCGTGCTGTGTACAGCGATGCCGATCTGTATCTGCTGGATGATCCTCTGAGCGCCGTGGACGCCCATGTGGGCAAGCACATCTTTGAGGAAGTTATCGGACCCAAGGGTATACTCGCACGAAAATCCCGCGTGCTGGTCACCCACGGCGTCACTTTCTTGCCCCAGGTGGACAGCATCTATGTGTTGAAAATGGGCGAAATTAGCGAGAGCGGTACATTCGATCAACTGGTGAAGAACAAGGGCGCCTTCGCCGACTTCATTATCCAGCATCTGCAGGAGGGCaacgaagaggaggaggagcttaATCAGATCAAGCGCCAGATCTCCAGCACCGGAGATGTCCCTGAGCTGTTAGGCACTGTCGAAAAGGCCATTAAGTTGGCGCGCACGGAAAGCTTGTCAGATTCCAT CTCCGTTACATCCGCTGATAGTTTGATGGGCGGCGGTGGAAGTCTCCGCCGGCGAGCCAAGCGCCAAGACTCCCACGATTCCGTTGCGTCTGCCGCTTCCCTGAAAAAGAAGCAGGAGGTCGAGGGCAAACTGATTGAAACTGAGAAATCACAGACTGGTGGCGTGGAGTTCGCAGTGTACAAGCATTACATCAAGAGTGTTGGCATCTTCCTATCGGTTGCCACATTGGTACTCAACTTTGTATTCCAAGCTTTCCAAATCGGCTCGAATCTGTGGCTCACTAAATGGGCGAACGATGAAAAAGTCGCCAACGACACTGGCCTCAGGGACATGTATCTGGGTGTTTATGGTGCCTTCGGATTTGGTCAAG TTACCGCGTACTTCTTTTGTTCTCTCACTCTGGCCCTTGGATGCATCTACTGCTCCAAGCTGCTGCATGAGACGCTCCTGTCATATGTATTCCGATGGCCCATGGAACTGTTCGATACCACGCCCCTCGGTCGCGTTGTCAATCGCTTCTCAAAGGACGTCGATACCATCGACAATGTCCTGCCGATGCTTTGGCGCATGGTCATCAGTCAAGCGTTTGCG GTTCTGGCTACCATTGTGGTTATTAGTCTGTCCACGCCCATTTTCCTGGCCGTGATCGTGCCCATCGCCTTCCTGTACTACTTCGCCCAGCGCTTCTACGTGGCCACTTCGCGGCAGCTGATGCGTCTGGAATCCGTCTCCCGATCGCCAATCTACTCGCACTTCAGCGAAACCGTCACCGGAGCATCGACCATTCGTGCCTACAATGTGGGAGATCG TTTTATTGAGGAATCTGATGCCAAGGTGGACAAGAACCAGGTCTGCAAGTACCCGTCCGTGATTGCCAACCGTTGGCTGGCCATTCGTTTGGAGATGGTTGGCAATCTGATTATTCTGTTCGCATCGCTCTTCGCCGTCCTTGGAGGTCAAACCAATCCCGGCCTGGTGGGTCTGTCGGTAAGCTACGCCCTGCAGGTGACCCAAACCCTCAACTGGCTGGTGCGCATGTCATCCGACATTGAGACGAACATCGTGTCCGTGGAGCGCATCAAGGAGTACGGCGAGACCAAGCAGGAGGCTCCCtgggagctggagcaggacaAGAACAAGCCCAAGAACTGGCCACAGGAGGGACGCGTTGAGTTCCAGAACTTCCAGGTGCGCTATCGCGAAGGTCTGGATCTGGTGCTGCGCGGTGTTAGTTTCAATATCCAGGGTGGCGAGAAGGTCGGCATCGTTGGTCGCACGGGTGCCGGTAAATCCAGTCTCACATTGGCCTTGTTCAG AATAATTGAAGCCGCCGGTGGTCGCATCTCCATCGATGGCGTGGACATTGCCTCAATGGGTCTGCACATGCTGCGTTCCCGCCTGACAATTATCCCCCAGGATCCAGTGCTCTTCTCTGGCTCGCTGCGCATCAACTTGGATCCTTTTGAAATCAAAACCGACGACGAAATCTGGAAGGCTCTGGAGCTGTCCCATCTGAAGTCCTTTGTAAAAAGTTTGGCAGCTGGTCTGAATCACGAAATTTCCGAGGGTGGTGAGAATCTGTCAGTGGGCCAGCGCCAGTTGGTTTGTTTGGCGCGTGCTCTGCTGCGAAAGACCAAGGTTCTGGTGTTGGACGAAGCCACCGCTGCTGTGGATCTGGAAACCGATGATTTGATTCAG AAAACCATCCGAACGGAGTTCAAGGAATGCACAGTACTCACAATTGCCCATCGCTTGAACACTATTTTGGACTCGGACAAGGTCATCGTGCTGGACAAGGGCCAGATCACTGAGTTCGCTTCGCCCACGGAGCTGCTAGACAATCCCAAGTCGGCCTTCTATAGCATGGCCAAGGACGCCAACCTAGTTTAA